CCGTGGCCGACCGTGAAGTTGTTGTTGCCGCTCAGGTCAGCGGAGAAGTGGTCGAGATTCATCCATCACTGAAAGTCGGTCAGGCCGTATCGGCCGGGGCGGCCATCGGCGCGGACGGCGGAACAAATCAACCCATTTCCGGAGATCTCCTGCTGAAAATAGATCAGCGTGATTTCCAGCAGCGGGTGGAGCAAACCAAAGCAAGCATTGCGGGCATCCAAACGGAGATCGAGCAACTGTCGCAGCAGAAAATGAATGCGGAACGACAGTTGGCTCTGGCCAGGCAGGATCTGCAAACCCTGCAGGATGACTACGACCGCGTGAAAACTCTCCGGGATCGCGGTGCGGGCCTGGCAACAGACCTGACGCGATCACTGCTCGAACTACGACGATACCAGGACACAATCGTCCAGCTGGAAAACCAGATCTCTTTGCACCCCCATCAACTGGAAGCCGCCCGGCAACGGTTGACAGCCGCTGAAGCAGATCTGAAGAGAGCCAACAACGATCTGCTGCGCACGGAAGTGGTGCCGCCGTTCAGCGGCGTTCTGTCGGAAGTCATGGTCGAACAGGGGCAGTATGTTCGTAACGGCGAACCACTTGTTCGCATTGTCGATTCATCACGGATTGAAATCCCGGTGAGCCTGGGTCTAGAGGATTACTTACTCATTCAGGATGCAGTCGAAAGTGGCCATCCCCCGGAAGCATGGCTTGCAGAAAATGAAACAGCCCCTGCCAGATGGAAAGGGTATGTCGTGCGAGTTTCACCGACAGCCGATGCTTCTTCACGTACCATCGAGGTCTTCATTGAAGTTATCAATTCGGATCAGGACACCCCACTCCTGCCGGGAACATTTGTGTTTGCTCGAATCAACGGTCCTCGGTTCGACAATGCGCTGATCATTCCGAGAGAATCCATCGTCGAAGATACGGTTTTTGTCGTGAACAACAGTAGCGACAAGGGCATTGGGCATGCAGAAAAGAAACACCTGAAAACCGGACGTCGATTGCAGTCGCTCGTGGTTGTTCACGAGGGACTGAAGGCGGGTGATCGAGTAGTCATGACGAATCTGGATGTCATTCAGAGCGGTACTGGTATTTTGCCTCAACAGACGATCTCACCCATGGACGAAATCCAACGGATTCGTGTCCCCGTGATCCAAATGCCGGACTAATTGCCTGACGAATCCAATTGGACACTCCGAGGCAGACCGGCATTTCTGATGGTCGACGCCCCAATGCGGGGACGATGCTCCCGCCCGAAACGAAATTAATGGTGAACAAACACCACGCCCACAAAAGGGCGGGATTCGCGGCTGGGGAGATTCCCAGGAGGTCGATTGCCCGGAATGCAACAGCAATGTGGAATTTTCCGTGGCGAATGCCCGTTACTGCAGTTCGATTCACTCAAGCATCAGTGCAAAGCCCGACGAATCCGACGGATGAGCGAGACAATTGGGGCAACGAATGTCTCTATGAAACAAAGAACTTGCATCGACTCTTGCGAGTTTTAGAATTGCGGGAAACTGGC
The sequence above is a segment of the Planctomycetaceae bacterium genome. Coding sequences within it:
- a CDS encoding efflux RND transporter periplasmic adaptor subunit, which produces MFRVITSFVLILVLLFSAMHFFKTMASGRPEVQQREITETVYNVDAFEVQPVTFTELLTAFGTSVADREVVVAAQVSGEVVEIHPSLKVGQAVSAGAAIGADGGTNQPISGDLLLKIDQRDFQQRVEQTKASIAGIQTEIEQLSQQKMNAERQLALARQDLQTLQDDYDRVKTLRDRGAGLATDLTRSLLELRRYQDTIVQLENQISLHPHQLEAARQRLTAAEADLKRANNDLLRTEVVPPFSGVLSEVMVEQGQYVRNGEPLVRIVDSSRIEIPVSLGLEDYLLIQDAVESGHPPEAWLAENETAPARWKGYVVRVSPTADASSRTIEVFIEVINSDQDTPLLPGTFVFARINGPRFDNALIIPRESIVEDTVFVVNNSSDKGIGHAEKKHLKTGRRLQSLVVVHEGLKAGDRVVMTNLDVIQSGTGILPQQTISPMDEIQRIRVPVIQMPD